In Mycobacterium sp. JS623, one genomic interval encodes:
- a CDS encoding DUF952 domain-containing protein — protein sequence MPRTPSVLVHLCSNDEWRAAQIGCEHRPDSLEAQGFVHLSTPEQVHLPANRLYAGRTDLVLLRIDPARLTAPVRWEPGVAADPEAMLFPHLYGALTVNAVINVTPYPPDEKGRFAPLA from the coding sequence ATGCCTCGCACCCCAAGCGTCCTGGTCCATCTCTGCAGCAACGATGAATGGCGTGCGGCGCAGATTGGCTGTGAGCATCGGCCCGATTCGCTGGAGGCGCAGGGGTTCGTTCACCTGTCGACGCCTGAACAGGTTCATCTGCCGGCCAACCGGCTCTACGCCGGCCGTACTGATCTTGTGCTGCTCCGAATCGATCCCGCACGGCTGACCGCTCCTGTCCGGTGGGAACCCGGCGTCGCGGCCGATCCCGAAGCCATGCTGTTCCCGCACTTGTACGGGGCATTGACCGTAAACGCTGTGATAAACGTCACGCCCTATCCGCCCGACGAAAAGGGTCGGTTCGCGCCACTGGCCTAG
- a CDS encoding RidA family protein, with the protein MTQRHTVSSGSEYESLVGYSRAVRLGPFIAVAGTTGAGGDIAAQTRDALRRIEIALQEAGGSLSDVVRTRMYVTDISLWQEVGSVHAEVFGEVRPVSTMVEVSALIAPELLVEIEADAYIA; encoded by the coding sequence ATGACGCAGCGCCACACGGTGTCTTCCGGCTCGGAGTATGAGTCTTTGGTCGGGTATTCGCGCGCGGTCCGCCTCGGCCCCTTCATTGCGGTGGCGGGCACCACCGGCGCGGGTGGCGACATTGCCGCTCAAACACGGGATGCGTTGCGCCGCATCGAAATTGCGCTGCAAGAGGCGGGCGGGTCGCTGTCCGACGTGGTGCGCACCCGCATGTATGTCACCGACATCTCGTTGTGGCAGGAAGTCGGGTCGGTGCACGCAGAGGTGTTCGGCGAGGTTCGTCCCGTTTCGACCATGGTGGAGGTGTCCGCGCTCATCGCGCCCGAGTTGCTGGTCGAGATCGAAGCCGACGCCTACATCGCCTAG
- a CDS encoding LLM class F420-dependent oxidoreductase, with amino-acid sequence MTRSIRIAVQIPPGGTPSYAAWRDTVLRSEDAGANVVLGYDHFVVPAISGIVDGRPVVDEDHPPLPNFESWTALASWAEITSSAEIGLLVGGAGFRNPDLVADMARTVDHISGGRLILGLGAGWYEPDYTEYGYEFGTVSSRHAVFVDALERIENRLPKLLPPPVRKIPILIGGGGERKTLPTVARFADIWHVHADVETFLRKNDIVVENAQSIGRDHREIERAVAWTTPADADRFVDAGVTMFQVSVLASEGYDLTELKEALAWRDSRG; translated from the coding sequence ATGACTCGATCGATTCGCATTGCCGTTCAGATTCCGCCGGGAGGCACCCCGAGCTACGCCGCGTGGCGCGACACCGTGTTGCGCTCCGAAGACGCTGGTGCCAACGTCGTACTTGGCTATGACCACTTCGTCGTGCCGGCGATCAGCGGCATAGTCGACGGTCGGCCGGTGGTCGACGAGGATCATCCGCCACTGCCCAACTTCGAAAGTTGGACCGCGCTCGCGTCGTGGGCCGAAATCACCAGCAGCGCCGAGATTGGGCTGTTGGTTGGCGGAGCTGGATTTCGCAATCCCGATCTCGTTGCCGACATGGCCCGCACCGTCGATCACATCAGCGGCGGGCGACTGATCCTCGGACTCGGTGCCGGCTGGTATGAACCCGACTACACCGAGTACGGCTACGAGTTCGGCACCGTGTCGTCACGGCATGCGGTGTTCGTCGATGCCCTAGAGCGCATCGAGAACAGGTTGCCGAAGCTGCTGCCACCGCCGGTGCGCAAGATTCCGATCCTCATCGGCGGGGGAGGCGAGCGCAAGACGCTGCCAACCGTCGCGCGATTCGCCGATATCTGGCATGTCCACGCTGACGTGGAAACCTTCCTGCGCAAGAACGACATCGTTGTCGAGAACGCTCAGAGCATCGGGCGTGATCACCGGGAGATCGAGCGAGCGGTAGCGTGGACGACCCCCGCTGACGCCGATCGTTTCGTCGATGCCGGGGTGACGATGTTTCAGGTGTCGGTTCTGGCGAGCGAGGGTTATGACCTCACCGAACTGAAAGAAGCTCTGGCATGGCGTGATTCGCGGGGCTGA
- a CDS encoding methyltransferase — MRAINVVRAGAQRANRMLAPGGINVLELLTGAWTAQALYVAVKLGIPDELAKGPLSAAEVARRVGADPDAVYRLMRALASRGVLRHRRNHTFKLTSIGKALRTGTPGSVRDFALFLGHPLRWEDWGNLLYSVQTGKPSVDMLRGMGFFEYVDTDADLAEAFNSAMTAGSEFAIYSVLAAYDFSGFRRIIDVGGGHGRLLSMILAKANTARGMLYDLPAVVDGAGPELTKAGVAERCEVLGGSFFDSVPEGGDAYLMKAILHDWDDDDALKILNNIRTAIAPAGKLLLLESVLPERSSSDIGLLFDLEMLVAVGGKERTRAE; from the coding sequence GTGCGCGCAATCAACGTCGTTCGCGCCGGCGCGCAACGCGCCAACCGCATGCTTGCCCCCGGCGGCATCAACGTTCTCGAGTTGCTGACCGGCGCGTGGACCGCACAGGCGCTCTACGTCGCGGTGAAGCTCGGCATCCCCGACGAGCTCGCCAAGGGGCCACTGTCCGCCGCCGAGGTCGCGCGCCGGGTCGGCGCAGATCCTGACGCCGTCTACCGACTGATGCGGGCGCTGGCTTCCCGCGGCGTGCTGCGCCATCGACGCAACCACACGTTCAAGCTCACCTCGATCGGCAAGGCGTTGCGCACCGGCACGCCCGGCTCGGTGCGCGACTTCGCGCTGTTCCTCGGTCACCCACTGCGCTGGGAGGACTGGGGCAACCTGCTGTACTCCGTGCAGACCGGAAAGCCGTCGGTCGACATGCTGCGCGGCATGGGCTTCTTCGAGTACGTCGACACCGACGCCGACCTGGCCGAGGCGTTCAACAGCGCGATGACTGCAGGCAGCGAGTTCGCCATCTACTCGGTGCTGGCCGCCTACGACTTCAGCGGCTTCCGCAGGATCATCGACGTCGGCGGCGGCCACGGCCGGCTGCTCTCGATGATCCTGGCGAAGGCGAACACCGCGCGCGGCATGCTCTATGACCTGCCCGCCGTGGTCGACGGCGCCGGGCCTGAACTGACGAAAGCCGGTGTCGCCGAGCGGTGTGAGGTGCTCGGCGGGTCGTTCTTCGACTCGGTTCCCGAGGGCGGTGACGCCTACCTGATGAAGGCGATCCTGCATGATTGGGACGACGACGACGCGCTCAAGATTCTGAACAACATCAGGACCGCGATCGCGCCAGCCGGCAAGCTGCTGCTGCTGGAAAGCGTTCTGCCCGAACGGTCTTCATCAGACATTGGTTTGCTGTTCGACCTCGAGATGCTGGTAGCTGTCGGGGGCAAGGAACGCACCCGCGCAGAGTGA
- a CDS encoding RNA polymerase sigma factor, translating into MAATKARPATDEPVKRTATKTPAKKASAAKSTNGSAPAKRATKTAPAKAAKAPAAKAVKAAQAKRPAKAKADGPAPRTRGKKATSPEGTVDEDLTEEVEGDDDLEAEPGEDLEDDADLDLEDLEVDDEAVVVVEGDEAEAEAGEGEAKKPKVKPAEKAATEDDDEEIAEPSEKDKASGDFVWDEEESEALRQARKDAELTASADSVRAYLKQIGKVALLNAEEEVELAKRIEAGLYATQLMSELTEKGEKLPPAQRRDMMWICRDGDRAKNHLLEANLRLVVSLAKRYTGRGMAFLDLIQEGNLGLIRAVEKFDYTKGYKFSTYATWWIRQAITRAMADQARTIRIPVHMVEVINKLGRIQRELLQDLGREPTPEELAKEMDITPEKVLEIQQYAREPISLDQTIGDEGDSQLGDFIEDSEAVVAVDAVSFTLLQDQLQSVLETLSEREAGVVRLRFGLTDGQPRTLDEIGQVYGVTRERIRQIESKTMSKLRHPSRSQVLRDYLD; encoded by the coding sequence GTGGCAGCGACAAAGGCACGCCCGGCAACCGATGAGCCGGTGAAGCGCACCGCTACCAAGACCCCCGCCAAGAAGGCCTCGGCGGCGAAGTCAACCAATGGCTCCGCCCCTGCGAAGCGGGCCACCAAGACCGCCCCGGCCAAGGCCGCGAAGGCTCCCGCGGCGAAGGCCGTCAAGGCCGCGCAGGCCAAGCGGCCCGCCAAGGCCAAGGCGGACGGCCCCGCGCCTCGCACTCGCGGTAAGAAGGCGACTTCTCCCGAGGGCACCGTCGACGAAGACCTCACCGAAGAGGTCGAGGGCGACGACGATCTCGAAGCCGAGCCTGGCGAGGACCTAGAGGACGACGCCGACCTGGATCTCGAAGACCTCGAGGTCGACGACGAAGCTGTCGTCGTAGTCGAGGGCGACGAGGCCGAGGCCGAAGCCGGGGAAGGCGAAGCCAAGAAGCCCAAGGTCAAGCCCGCTGAGAAGGCGGCAACCGAGGATGACGACGAGGAGATCGCCGAGCCCAGCGAGAAGGACAAGGCCTCCGGCGATTTCGTTTGGGACGAAGAGGAATCCGAGGCGCTGCGTCAGGCCCGCAAGGACGCCGAGCTCACCGCGTCCGCCGACTCGGTTCGCGCGTACCTCAAGCAGATCGGCAAGGTGGCGCTGCTCAACGCCGAGGAAGAGGTTGAGCTGGCCAAGCGGATCGAGGCAGGCCTCTACGCCACGCAGTTGATGTCCGAGCTGACCGAAAAGGGCGAGAAGCTGCCGCCCGCGCAGCGCCGCGACATGATGTGGATCTGCCGCGATGGTGACCGCGCCAAGAACCACCTGCTCGAGGCGAACCTCCGTCTGGTGGTGTCGTTGGCCAAGCGCTACACCGGCCGCGGCATGGCCTTCCTCGACCTTATCCAGGAGGGCAACCTCGGCCTGATCCGTGCGGTCGAAAAGTTCGACTACACAAAGGGTTACAAGTTCTCGACGTATGCCACCTGGTGGATCCGGCAGGCGATCACCCGTGCGATGGCCGACCAGGCCCGCACCATCCGCATCCCGGTGCACATGGTCGAGGTGATCAACAAGCTCGGCCGCATCCAGCGTGAGCTGCTGCAGGATCTGGGCCGTGAGCCCACGCCCGAAGAGCTGGCCAAGGAAATGGACATCACGCCGGAGAAGGTGCTGGAGATCCAGCAGTACGCGCGTGAGCCGATCTCACTGGACCAGACCATCGGCGACGAAGGCGATTCGCAGCTCGGCGATTTCATCGAGGACTCCGAGGCGGTCGTCGCGGTCGATGCGGTGAGCTTCACGCTGCTGCAGGATCAGTTGCAGTCGGTGCTGGAGACGCTGTCCGAGCGCGAGGCAGGTGTGGTGCGGCTGCGGTTCGGCCTCACCGACGGTCAGCCGCGCACGCTCGACGAGATCGGTCAGGTCTACGGCGTAACGCGCGAGCGGATCCGGCAGATCGAGTCCAAGACGATGTCAAAGTTGCGCCACCCCAGCCGTTCTCAGGTGCTGCGCGACTACCTGGACTGA
- the ppgK gene encoding polyphosphate--glucose phosphotransferase encodes MTATDSPAADPATNGGSQRRGFGIDVGGSGVKGGIVDLDTGQLIGERFKLETPQPATPDSVAQTVAAVVKQFGWTERLGVTYPGVITDGIVRTAANVDKRWLGVNVRETFAKALDGQQVTVLNDADAAGLAEEKFGAGRDNSGVIVLLTFGTGIGSAVIHNGVLLPNTEFGHLEVGGKEAEHRAASSIKEKKGWSYERWTKEVTSVLVAIENAIWPDLFIAGGGISRKADKWIPLLKNRTPVVAAALQNTAGIVGAAMAAEVDVTATGK; translated from the coding sequence ATGACCGCCACCGATTCACCCGCCGCGGACCCCGCCACCAACGGCGGCTCGCAACGCCGCGGCTTCGGTATCGACGTCGGCGGCAGCGGCGTCAAGGGCGGCATCGTCGACCTTGACACCGGGCAGCTGATCGGCGAGCGCTTCAAGCTGGAGACCCCGCAACCGGCCACTCCAGACTCGGTCGCCCAGACGGTCGCCGCGGTCGTCAAGCAGTTCGGCTGGACGGAGCGCCTGGGCGTCACCTACCCCGGCGTCATCACCGACGGCATCGTCCGCACCGCGGCCAACGTCGACAAGCGCTGGCTCGGCGTCAACGTGCGCGAGACGTTCGCCAAGGCGCTCGACGGCCAGCAGGTGACCGTGCTCAACGACGCCGACGCGGCGGGACTGGCCGAGGAGAAGTTCGGCGCGGGCCGGGACAATTCCGGGGTTATCGTGCTGCTGACGTTCGGCACCGGCATCGGCTCGGCGGTGATCCACAACGGGGTGTTGCTGCCCAATACCGAGTTCGGTCATCTCGAGGTCGGCGGTAAAGAAGCCGAGCACCGCGCGGCGTCGTCGATCAAGGAGAAGAAGGGCTGGAGCTACGAGCGCTGGACAAAAGAGGTGACCAGCGTGCTCGTTGCCATCGAAAACGCAATCTGGCCCGACCTGTTCATCGCGGGCGGCGGCATCAGTCGCAAGGCAGACAAGTGGATTCCGCTGTTGAAGAACCGCACGCCGGTGGTGGCCGCCGCGCTGCAAAACACGGCAGGCATCGTCGGCGCGGCGATGGCCGCTGAGGTCGACGTCACCGCTACTGGGAAGTAG
- a CDS encoding inositol monophosphatase family protein, which yields MCCDGPVTDNDTDPIQLRSVAEQLATEAADFVRRRRLEVFGNPAPTADAAVRTKSTPTDPVTVVDTETERLLRDRLAELRPGENILGEEEGGSTGGRDGLTWVLDPIDGTVNFVYGIESYAVSVGVQRDGVSLAGAVANVPAGLLYSAALGHGAHVQRDGVATPLRSSAAVELSMSLVGTGFSYAREQRARQAEVLARLLPAVRDVRRIGSCALDLCMVAAGALDGYYEDGVHVWDWAAGALIAAEAGAIVSLPPADRAAGRIMAAAPGIAEALTDALRRSGG from the coding sequence ATGTGCTGCGATGGACCCGTGACGGATAACGACACCGACCCAATCCAGTTGCGCTCGGTCGCCGAGCAGCTCGCGACGGAGGCGGCCGATTTCGTCCGGCGCCGGCGCCTCGAGGTTTTCGGGAATCCCGCGCCGACCGCGGACGCGGCGGTGCGGACCAAGAGCACACCCACCGACCCCGTCACCGTCGTCGACACCGAAACCGAGCGGCTGCTGCGCGACCGGCTGGCGGAACTGCGGCCGGGGGAGAACATCCTTGGCGAGGAGGAAGGCGGCTCGACCGGCGGGCGCGACGGCCTGACATGGGTGCTCGACCCGATCGACGGCACGGTCAACTTCGTCTACGGAATCGAGAGCTACGCGGTGTCCGTGGGTGTGCAGCGCGACGGCGTGTCGCTGGCCGGAGCCGTCGCAAACGTGCCCGCCGGTCTGCTCTACTCCGCTGCGCTGGGACACGGCGCACATGTTCAGCGCGACGGTGTCGCGACGCCGCTGCGCTCCAGCGCGGCCGTTGAGCTGTCAATGTCGTTGGTAGGCACCGGGTTTTCCTACGCGCGTGAGCAGCGCGCACGGCAGGCCGAGGTGCTTGCCCGGCTGCTGCCCGCGGTGCGCGACGTGCGACGCATCGGCTCATGTGCGCTCGATCTGTGCATGGTGGCCGCCGGAGCGCTCGACGGTTACTACGAGGACGGCGTGCACGTCTGGGACTGGGCTGCCGGTGCGCTGATCGCGGCCGAAGCAGGCGCAATCGTGAGCTTGCCGCCTGCCGATCGGGCGGCTGGGCGGATCATGGCCGCCGCGCCGGGCATCGCCGAGGCGCTGACCGACGCGTTGCGTCGTTCGGGCGGGTGA
- the cei gene encoding envelope integrity protein Cei, translating into MVAQITDGTAFDKRGRPFRRRNYLPGILLFAALAVVTLLVWVMALSRPPDIHEATICNAPPPPADPAAPAPKLGEQVTRSDMTDVMPAKLADAKIRVLNASGQGGQAAEVAGELRDLGFAEPAASNDTLYTNSRLECIGQIRFGPAGRAAAAAVWLVAPCTELYQDQRSDDTVDLAIGTEFSQLTHSDDIDAVLASLRPDATQAADPTLLKKIHTATC; encoded by the coding sequence GTGGTCGCGCAAATCACAGACGGCACCGCGTTCGACAAGCGCGGTCGGCCCTTCCGCCGGCGTAATTACCTGCCTGGCATCCTGCTGTTCGCCGCCCTGGCGGTGGTGACGCTTCTGGTGTGGGTGATGGCACTGAGCAGGCCGCCGGATATCCACGAGGCCACGATCTGCAATGCGCCGCCGCCACCTGCAGATCCGGCCGCCCCGGCGCCGAAGCTGGGTGAACAGGTGACCCGCTCCGATATGACCGACGTGATGCCCGCCAAGCTCGCCGACGCCAAGATTCGCGTGCTCAACGCCAGCGGCCAGGGCGGTCAGGCCGCCGAGGTGGCCGGCGAGCTGCGTGACCTGGGCTTCGCCGAACCGGCCGCGAGCAACGACACGCTGTACACCAACTCTCGGCTGGAATGCATCGGCCAGATCCGCTTCGGCCCGGCCGGGCGGGCCGCCGCCGCGGCCGTGTGGCTGGTCGCGCCGTGCACAGAGCTGTACCAGGATCAGCGCAGCGACGACACCGTCGACCTGGCGATCGGCACCGAGTTCTCCCAGCTGACCCACAGCGACGACATCGACGCGGTGCTGGCCAGCCTGCGGCCCGACGCCACACAGGCCGCCGATCCAACCCTGTTGAAGAAGATTCACACCGCCACCTGCTGA
- a CDS encoding DUF4193 domain-containing protein yields MATDYDAPRRTETDDVSEDSLEELKARRNEAQSAVVDVDESESAESFELPGADLSGEELSVRVVPKQADEFTCSSCFLVHHRSRLASEKNGVMICTDCAA; encoded by the coding sequence ATGGCTACCGATTACGACGCCCCGCGGCGCACTGAGACCGATGATGTTTCCGAGGATTCGCTCGAGGAACTGAAGGCGCGGCGTAACGAGGCCCAGTCTGCGGTCGTAGATGTCGACGAGTCCGAGTCCGCTGAGTCCTTCGAGCTGCCCGGCGCCGATCTCTCCGGCGAGGAACTGTCTGTGCGAGTGGTCCCGAAGCAGGCCGACGAGTTCACGTGCTCGAGCTGCTTCCTGGTGCATCACCGCAGCCGACTGGCCAGCGAGAAGAACGGCGTGATGATCTGCACCGACTGCGCGGCCTGA
- a CDS encoding DUF3093 domain-containing protein, producing MSDTRATSQSVRYRERLRVPWWWWLPGLGLAGLIAFEVTMGVPALPNWVPFAVLLPVAAVVLLWFGKTEVRVVAGTDGTELWVGAAHLPVSVIARSAEVPKTAKSAALGRQLDPAAYVVHRAWVGPMVLLILDDPDDPTPYWLVSCRRPEKVLAAVRG from the coding sequence GTGTCCGACACGCGCGCCACGTCGCAATCCGTGCGCTACCGCGAACGGTTGCGAGTGCCTTGGTGGTGGTGGCTGCCCGGACTGGGGCTGGCCGGGCTGATCGCATTTGAAGTCACCATGGGCGTGCCCGCGCTGCCGAACTGGGTGCCATTTGCCGTGCTGTTGCCGGTCGCCGCCGTCGTGCTGTTGTGGTTCGGCAAGACGGAAGTACGCGTCGTCGCGGGTACCGACGGAACCGAGCTGTGGGTAGGGGCGGCCCATCTGCCGGTCAGCGTGATCGCACGATCGGCCGAGGTGCCGAAAACAGCGAAATCGGCTGCGCTGGGCCGCCAGCTGGACCCGGCCGCCTACGTCGTACACCGGGCATGGGTAGGCCCCATGGTTCTGCTGATCCTCGACGATCCCGACGATCCGACGCCGTACTGGCTGGTGAGCTGCCGGCGTCCGGAAAAGGTGCTGGCGGCAGTGCGCGGCTGA
- the dut gene encoding dUTP diphosphatase yields MSTSLAVVRLDRELPMPSRAHDGDAGVDLFSALDVELAPGQRALVPTGVAVAIPHGMVGLVHPRSGLAARVGLSIVNSPGTIDAGYRGEIKVSLINLDPETPIVVNRGDRIAQLLVQRVELPELVEVTSFDEAGLADTTRGDGGHGSSGGHASL; encoded by the coding sequence GTGTCCACTTCTCTGGCGGTCGTGCGCCTGGATCGTGAATTGCCGATGCCCAGCCGTGCTCATGACGGCGACGCGGGCGTCGACCTCTTCAGCGCGCTCGACGTCGAGCTGGCGCCCGGTCAGCGGGCGTTGGTGCCGACCGGCGTCGCCGTCGCCATCCCGCACGGCATGGTTGGACTGGTGCATCCTCGCTCGGGTTTGGCTGCGCGCGTGGGCCTTTCGATCGTTAACAGCCCTGGCACGATCGACGCCGGTTACCGTGGTGAGATCAAGGTCTCACTGATCAACCTGGACCCGGAGACGCCGATCGTCGTGAACCGGGGAGACAGGATCGCCCAGCTGCTTGTGCAACGGGTCGAGCTGCCCGAGCTGGTCGAGGTGACGTCGTTCGACGAGGCCGGCTTGGCCGACACAACCCGTGGCGACGGTGGCCACGGTTCCTCCGGCGGACATGCGAGTTTGTGA
- a CDS encoding DUF3710 domain-containing protein, whose protein sequence is MAFGKHHDSDDDLTGDPVDEDLDGPFDIDDFDDPSTAALGRLDLGSVLIPMPEAGQVQVELSEVGVPSAVWVVTPNGRFTIAAYAAPKTAGLWREVATELADSLRKDVPEVRIEDGPWGREVIGVSKPEPNQPTGVVRFIGVDGYRWMIRCVVNGPQDKTAALTDEARNALADTVVRRGETPLPVRTPLQVQLPEPMAAQLRAAAEQAAQQQMQQAQQAQQQPPPQPAARRSELGSAMQQLRTITGG, encoded by the coding sequence ATGGCATTCGGAAAGCACCACGACAGCGACGACGACCTGACGGGCGATCCCGTCGACGAGGACCTCGACGGCCCGTTCGACATCGACGACTTCGACGATCCGTCGACAGCGGCGCTCGGCCGGCTGGATCTGGGCTCGGTCCTGATTCCGATGCCCGAGGCCGGTCAGGTTCAGGTCGAACTCAGCGAGGTGGGTGTGCCAAGCGCGGTGTGGGTGGTGACGCCCAACGGCCGGTTCACCATCGCGGCCTACGCCGCGCCGAAGACCGCGGGCCTGTGGCGGGAGGTCGCCACCGAACTGGCCGACTCGCTGCGGAAGGACGTGCCCGAGGTCCGCATCGAGGACGGCCCGTGGGGTCGCGAAGTGATCGGCGTTTCGAAGCCCGAACCGAATCAGCCGACGGGTGTCGTGCGATTCATCGGCGTCGACGGGTACCGCTGGATGATCCGCTGCGTGGTCAACGGCCCGCAGGACAAAACCGCGGCGCTGACCGACGAGGCGCGAAATGCGTTGGCGGACACCGTCGTTCGGCGCGGAGAGACCCCGCTACCGGTTCGCACTCCGCTGCAGGTGCAGCTGCCAGAGCCGATGGCCGCGCAGTTGCGTGCGGCCGCCGAACAGGCCGCCCAGCAGCAGATGCAACAGGCCCAGCAGGCTCAGCAGCAGCCGCCCCCGCAGCCCGCAGCACGCCGCAGCGAGCTCGGGTCGGCCATGCAGCAGCTGCGCACGATCACCGGCGGCTAA
- a CDS encoding alpha/beta fold hydrolase, whose translation MAVNLRGVTTVLLPGTGSDDDYVYRAFSDALHDAGAVVVTPAPRPERLIDGYRHELDNASRGGPIAVGGVSIGAAVAAEWALAHPAHAVAVLAALPAWTGDPDTAPAALAARHSAEMLRRDGLASATAQMRAGSPAWLADELTRSWVGQWPALPDAMDEAARFVAPTCGQLEGLAAPMGVASATDDPIHPVEVGLEWVAAAPRAALRTVTLDELGANPSVLGAACLAALASIE comes from the coding sequence ATGGCGGTCAATCTGCGCGGCGTCACGACGGTCCTGCTGCCCGGCACAGGATCCGACGATGACTACGTCTACCGGGCGTTTTCCGACGCTCTGCACGACGCAGGCGCCGTTGTGGTGACCCCGGCGCCGCGGCCGGAGCGGCTCATCGACGGCTACCGCCACGAGCTCGACAACGCCTCGCGGGGCGGCCCGATCGCGGTCGGTGGAGTGTCAATCGGGGCGGCCGTGGCCGCCGAGTGGGCGCTGGCCCATCCCGCTCACGCCGTTGCCGTGTTGGCGGCCCTGCCCGCCTGGACGGGCGACCCGGACACGGCGCCGGCGGCGCTGGCGGCGCGGCACTCGGCGGAGATGCTGAGGCGCGACGGGCTGGCGTCGGCCACCGCGCAGATGCGCGCGGGCAGCCCGGCGTGGCTGGCCGACGAGCTGACCCGATCATGGGTGGGGCAGTGGCCCGCGCTGCCCGATGCGATGGACGAGGCCGCCCGGTTCGTCGCGCCGACGTGCGGCCAGCTGGAGGGGCTGGCCGCGCCGATGGGCGTGGCGTCGGCGACCGACGACCCGATTCATCCGGTCGAGGTCGGCCTCGAATGGGTGGCAGCCGCACCGCGTGCGGCGCTGCGCACCGTCACGCTGGACGAACTGGGTGCGAACCCGTCGGTGCTGGGCGCCGCGTGTCTGGCGGCGCTGGCCTCTATCGAGTGA
- a CDS encoding OB-fold nucleic acid binding domain-containing protein produces MATAEGYLRRLTRRLTEDPEQLDVEELTDEAASTGAQKAIDCHRGQEVTMVGTLRSVECNGKGCSGGVKAELFDGTDSVMLVWLGQRRIPGIESGRTLRVHGRIGKLDSGAKAMYNPHYEIQK; encoded by the coding sequence ATGGCTACGGCCGAAGGGTATCTGCGCCGGCTCACCCGCCGGTTGACGGAGGACCCGGAGCAACTCGACGTAGAAGAGCTCACCGACGAAGCCGCCAGCACCGGCGCCCAGAAGGCGATCGACTGTCACCGCGGCCAAGAGGTGACAATGGTCGGCACCCTGCGCAGCGTTGAATGCAACGGCAAGGGCTGCTCCGGCGGAGTCAAGGCGGAACTGTTCGACGGGACCGACTCGGTGATGCTGGTCTGGCTCGGCCAGCGCCGCATTCCCGGTATCGAGTCCGGCCGCACGCTGCGGGTGCACGGCCGGATCGGCAAGCTCGACAGCGGCGCCAAGGCGATGTACAACCCGCACTACGAGATTCAGAAGTGA